One genomic window of Sporosarcina ureae includes the following:
- a CDS encoding cysteine hydrolase family protein, whose translation MKKALLVVDYTVDFVARDGALTCGEPGIALEEYIVDQTADFVKQQLPVFVINDLHEKNDPYHPESKLFPAHNIRGTEGRNLYGKLHDFYTEHKQQIIWMDKTRYSAFAGTDLDIQLRARGITEIHLMGVCTDICILHTAVDAYNLGYSIIVHESGVASFNAAGHDWALSHFQNTLGATVIAN comes from the coding sequence ATGAAGAAAGCATTACTCGTTGTAGATTATACAGTAGATTTTGTAGCTAGGGACGGTGCCTTAACTTGCGGCGAACCGGGTATCGCGCTTGAGGAGTATATTGTGGATCAGACAGCAGATTTTGTAAAACAGCAATTGCCGGTGTTTGTCATCAACGACCTGCATGAAAAAAATGATCCGTATCATCCGGAAAGCAAGCTATTCCCTGCTCACAATATTCGCGGTACAGAAGGCAGAAATCTTTATGGGAAACTGCACGATTTCTATACCGAACATAAACAGCAAATTATTTGGATGGATAAAACACGCTACAGTGCATTCGCCGGAACAGATCTCGATATCCAATTGCGTGCACGCGGAATTACAGAAATCCATCTTATGGGTGTATGTACGGATATTTGCATTTTACATACTGCAGTCGACGCGTACAACCTCGGCTACTCCATTATCGTTCACGAAAGTGGCGTCGCAAGTTTCAACGCTGCAGGCCATGACTGGGCTCTTTCCCACTTCCAAAACACATTGGGCGCAACCGTTATAGCCAACTAA
- a CDS encoding thioredoxin family protein, producing MKEITSFDEWQHVLNETPQFLLFVKTNNCSVCEGLYPQVAVLESDYPFDFYRVNAAEVPELAGQLSLFTAPVVLLFNEQKEWTRFARIVPMNDLKKRLDELVQWGNVDA from the coding sequence ATGAAAGAAATTACTTCTTTTGACGAGTGGCAGCATGTATTGAATGAGACACCGCAGTTTCTGTTGTTTGTAAAGACGAATAATTGCTCCGTCTGCGAAGGACTGTATCCGCAAGTGGCGGTACTCGAAAGCGATTATCCGTTTGACTTCTACCGTGTGAACGCAGCGGAAGTTCCGGAACTAGCTGGACAATTGTCACTCTTTACTGCACCGGTCGTCTTATTATTTAACGAACAGAAAGAATGGACGCGTTTTGCACGGATTGTTCCAATGAATGATCTAAAGAAACGCCTCGATGAGCTAGTGCAGTGGGGGAACGTAGATGCATAA
- a CDS encoding HesB/YadR/YfhF family protein — protein MNIHLSEQAIHWFEEEMEVTTGDYVKFFARYGGSSPLHEGFSIGITKEVPDELAVEHVVNGVHYYIEERDLWFFDGHDLHIDADSSTEELSFDYEVA, from the coding sequence ATGAATATTCACCTATCCGAACAAGCCATTCATTGGTTTGAAGAAGAAATGGAAGTCACTACAGGCGATTATGTGAAATTTTTCGCGCGTTATGGCGGATCCAGTCCGCTACATGAAGGCTTTTCCATAGGTATTACGAAAGAAGTACCAGACGAACTAGCAGTCGAACATGTCGTGAACGGCGTGCATTATTACATTGAAGAACGAGACCTTTGGTTCTTCGATGGCCATGACTTGCATATTGATGCAGATTCGTCAACGGAAGAATTATCCTTTGACTATGAAGTAGCGTAA
- the acnA gene encoding aconitate hydratase AcnA has protein sequence MAKSNLHNSRQSFKVNDKTYNYYRLKALEEAGLTKVSKLPYSVRVLLESVLRQHDGYVIKDDHVEDLAKWGTVQNADAEVPFKPSRVILQDFTGVPVVVDLASLRSAMNELGGDPNEINPEIPVDLVIDHSVQVDSYGTPQALQKNMELEFERNAERYQFLSWAQKAYDNYRAVPPATGIVHQVNLEYLANVVHAVENEDGSFETYPDTLVGTDSHTTMINGIGVLGWGVGGIEAEAGMLGQPSYFPIPEVIGVKLVGDLPDGTTATDLALKVTQILRAQGVVGKFVEFFGPGVSKLPLADRATIANMAPEYGATCGFFPVDEESLNYMRLTGRDEEHIAVVKQYLIENDMFFTPEKEEPTFTKVVEINLSDIAANLSGPKRPQDLIPLTEMQQSFKDAVVAPEGTQGFGLTPKELEKKGTIKFEDGRKVDLKTGDVAIAAITSCTNTSNPYVMLAAGLVAKKAVEKGLTPPAYVKTSLAPGSKVVTGYLNESGLSAYMDQIGFNTVGYGCTTCIGNSGPLLPEIEKTIGDEDLLVTSVLSGNRNFEGRVHPFVKANYLASPPLVVAYALAGTVNIDFAKDPIGTDKDGNDVFFKDIWPSTQEVNDVLNATVTPELFRKEYARVFTENEAWNAIETTDDSLYDFDESSTYIQNPPFFENLSKEPADIEQLKGLRVIGKFGDSITTDHISPAGAIGLNTPAGLYLRENGVEPRNFNSYGSRRGNHEVMMRGTFANIRIRNQIAAGTEGGFTTYWPNKEVMPIYDAAMKYQEDGTGLAILGGKDYGMGSSRDWAAKGTNLLGIKTVIVESFERIHRSNLVMMGVLPLQFINGENVESLGLTGEEEICVNIAEGVKPRSILKVTAKAPDGKETEFEVLARFDSEVEVDYYRHGGILQMVLRNKLATK, from the coding sequence ATGGCAAAAAGCAACTTGCATAATAGCCGTCAGTCTTTCAAAGTAAACGACAAGACGTATAACTACTACCGTTTGAAAGCTTTAGAAGAAGCAGGACTAACAAAAGTATCGAAACTTCCTTATTCCGTAAGAGTATTACTAGAATCAGTACTTCGTCAACATGACGGATACGTGATCAAGGACGACCATGTAGAAGATTTAGCTAAATGGGGCACTGTACAAAACGCAGACGCTGAAGTTCCATTCAAACCTTCACGTGTCATCCTACAAGACTTCACAGGAGTTCCTGTTGTAGTGGACTTGGCTTCATTGCGTTCTGCAATGAACGAACTAGGTGGAGATCCAAACGAGATCAACCCTGAAATTCCAGTGGATCTAGTCATTGACCACTCGGTACAAGTAGATAGCTATGGTACGCCACAAGCGCTACAAAAAAATATGGAACTTGAATTCGAACGTAATGCTGAGCGTTACCAGTTCTTGAGCTGGGCACAAAAAGCATATGATAACTACCGTGCAGTACCACCTGCAACTGGTATCGTTCACCAAGTAAACCTTGAATATCTAGCTAACGTTGTTCACGCGGTTGAAAACGAAGATGGATCATTCGAAACATACCCAGATACATTGGTTGGAACGGACTCCCATACAACTATGATCAACGGTATCGGCGTACTTGGATGGGGCGTTGGTGGTATTGAAGCGGAAGCAGGAATGCTTGGACAACCGTCATACTTCCCAATTCCAGAAGTTATCGGTGTGAAATTAGTTGGAGATCTTCCAGACGGAACAACTGCAACTGACTTAGCGCTTAAAGTAACTCAAATCCTTCGCGCACAAGGTGTTGTAGGTAAATTTGTTGAGTTCTTCGGCCCTGGCGTTTCAAAATTGCCACTAGCTGACCGTGCGACAATCGCAAACATGGCGCCTGAATATGGTGCTACTTGTGGATTCTTCCCGGTTGACGAAGAGTCACTTAACTATATGCGCTTAACAGGCCGCGACGAAGAGCACATTGCAGTAGTTAAGCAATACTTGATCGAAAACGATATGTTCTTCACTCCTGAAAAGGAAGAGCCGACATTCACTAAAGTTGTAGAAATCAACCTTAGCGATATCGCTGCAAACCTATCAGGTCCTAAACGCCCACAAGACTTGATTCCATTGACTGAAATGCAACAGTCGTTCAAAGACGCAGTTGTAGCTCCAGAAGGAACACAAGGCTTTGGCTTAACACCAAAAGAGCTTGAGAAAAAAGGCACAATTAAGTTCGAAGACGGACGCAAAGTGGATCTTAAAACAGGTGACGTTGCCATCGCAGCTATCACTTCTTGTACAAACACATCTAACCCTTACGTTATGTTAGCGGCTGGATTGGTTGCGAAGAAAGCTGTTGAAAAAGGACTTACACCACCTGCATACGTTAAAACTTCATTGGCACCAGGTTCAAAAGTTGTTACTGGCTACTTGAACGAATCAGGTCTATCTGCTTACATGGATCAAATTGGATTCAACACAGTAGGTTACGGATGTACGACTTGTATCGGTAACTCGGGTCCATTGCTTCCAGAAATCGAAAAAACAATCGGTGATGAAGATCTTCTAGTTACATCTGTCCTTTCAGGTAACCGTAACTTTGAAGGCCGCGTACACCCATTCGTTAAAGCGAACTACTTGGCTTCACCTCCACTAGTTGTGGCATACGCACTAGCTGGAACAGTGAACATTGACTTTGCGAAAGATCCAATCGGAACTGACAAAGATGGTAACGACGTATTCTTCAAAGACATCTGGCCTTCTACACAAGAAGTGAACGATGTATTGAATGCGACGGTTACACCTGAATTGTTCCGTAAAGAATATGCGCGCGTATTCACTGAAAACGAAGCATGGAATGCAATTGAAACGACTGACGATTCACTATACGATTTCGATGAGTCTTCAACATATATCCAAAACCCACCGTTCTTCGAAAATCTTTCGAAAGAACCAGCGGATATCGAGCAGCTTAAAGGCTTGCGTGTAATCGGTAAGTTCGGTGATTCAATCACGACTGACCATATTTCACCTGCTGGAGCTATCGGTTTGAACACACCTGCTGGACTCTACTTACGTGAAAATGGCGTAGAGCCACGTAACTTTAACTCGTACGGTTCACGTCGTGGTAACCACGAAGTCATGATGCGCGGAACGTTTGCGAACATTCGTATTCGTAACCAAATCGCAGCGGGCACTGAAGGTGGATTCACTACGTACTGGCCAAACAAAGAAGTTATGCCGATCTATGATGCAGCGATGAAGTATCAAGAAGACGGTACGGGTCTAGCTATCCTTGGTGGTAAAGACTACGGAATGGGTTCTTCACGTGACTGGGCAGCAAAAGGTACAAACTTGCTTGGCATCAAAACAGTTATCGTAGAAAGCTTCGAGCGTATTCACCGTTCTAACCTAGTGATGATGGGTGTACTTCCACTTCAATTCATCAATGGGGAAAACGTTGAATCTCTTGGCTTAACTGGTGAAGAAGAAATTTGTGTGAATATCGCTGAAGGCGTAAAACCACGTTCAATCCTTAAAGTTACAGCGAAAGCTCCAGACGGCAAGGAAACTGAATTTGAAGTACTAGCTCGTTTCGACTCTGAAGTTGAAGTGGACTACTACCGTCACGGCGGAATCCTTCAAATGGTTCTACGTAATAAATTAGCAACAAAGTAA
- a CDS encoding DUF1659 domain-containing protein has product MAATLEFSQATAKIHFNAGVNEKGHLIRKIKTYKFINDDATPANMYTALTQLASLSSYPLIQIEKVVTEDLHN; this is encoded by the coding sequence ATGGCAGCAACACTAGAATTCAGTCAAGCTACGGCGAAGATCCACTTTAATGCAGGTGTTAACGAGAAAGGTCACTTGATTCGCAAGATTAAAACGTACAAATTCATCAATGACGACGCAACACCCGCAAATATGTACACGGCTTTGACACAACTTGCTTCATTATCGAGCTACCCATTAATTCAGATCGAGAAAGTCGTAACAGAAGATCTTCATAACTAA
- a CDS encoding SCO family protein: MYKKLLVPLTLLFVLMLSACGGEFKPDHKYKVDSFEFTNQNNETVTDEDLKGSVWLAQFVFTNCTTVCPPMMHNMVTLQEKLIDNNIEDYNIVSFSVDPDVDTPEELGKYLDLFSAPDESKWQMLTGYDMETIEKLAASSFKQLVKQIPNDDQVLHGVSFGLVNQNNEVVKLYGGNEDVQYDTIVKDMKALIKEGK, translated from the coding sequence ATGTATAAAAAGCTTTTGGTACCATTGACACTTCTATTCGTGCTGATGTTGAGTGCGTGTGGTGGGGAGTTTAAGCCAGATCATAAATATAAAGTGGATTCATTTGAATTTACCAACCAGAACAATGAAACCGTAACCGATGAAGACTTGAAAGGCTCTGTATGGCTGGCACAGTTTGTATTCACGAATTGTACAACCGTTTGTCCACCAATGATGCACAATATGGTCACGTTGCAGGAAAAATTGATTGACAATAACATCGAGGATTACAATATTGTGTCATTCAGTGTAGACCCCGACGTGGATACACCGGAAGAACTCGGGAAGTATCTCGACCTGTTCAGCGCGCCGGACGAAAGCAAATGGCAGATGCTGACAGGTTACGATATGGAGACTATTGAAAAATTAGCCGCTTCATCATTTAAACAATTAGTGAAGCAAATCCCTAACGATGATCAAGTGCTCCATGGTGTTTCATTTGGCTTGGTGAACCAGAACAATGAAGTGGTAAAATTATACGGTGGGAACGAAGATGTGCAATATGATACAATCGTCAAAGACATGAAAGCACTCATCAAAGAAGGCAAGTAA
- a CDS encoding DUF2922 domain-containing protein, with protein MAKVLELTFLTAANKPVTLTVDEPDEDITQGQVEAVMQQVIASNIFRIEESPLATIKSARIVARDTRNIVSR; from the coding sequence ATGGCAAAAGTATTGGAATTAACATTTTTAACGGCGGCGAATAAGCCGGTTACATTAACGGTAGACGAACCGGATGAAGACATTACGCAAGGTCAAGTGGAAGCGGTTATGCAGCAAGTGATCGCAAGTAATATTTTCCGCATCGAAGAATCTCCACTCGCCACGATCAAAAGTGCACGAATCGTTGCGCGGGATACACGAAACATCGTCAGTCGATAA
- a CDS encoding lytic transglycosylase domain-containing protein codes for MKKLKKKRLSRSGRVMVAFLVLLVPVAVTLFTISAILWVNFGKHDTIAETATSLFHIQDRKTGEAIPQEFIPIYIEAAKEYNIPWTLLAAHHRIETRFSTMKTDVSPVGAEGPMQFMPCTFVGWDYPGCKELGKGDIPERDKIDPAVIKQYGGYGVDANGDGIADPFDMEDAIFSAAHYLSDSGAADGDIQKAVFTYNHSDQYVEDVLWYYNEFEEQRIASEKQVKK; via the coding sequence ATGAAGAAATTAAAGAAAAAGAGGCTCAGTCGATCGGGACGAGTTATGGTCGCTTTTTTGGTTTTATTAGTACCTGTTGCTGTCACACTCTTTACGATTTCCGCCATTCTTTGGGTGAATTTCGGAAAACACGACACGATCGCAGAAACGGCTACATCGTTATTTCATATTCAAGACCGTAAAACGGGAGAAGCCATCCCACAGGAATTTATTCCAATCTATATTGAAGCAGCAAAAGAATACAATATTCCTTGGACATTGCTTGCAGCGCATCACCGCATTGAGACCAGGTTCTCTACAATGAAAACCGATGTTTCGCCTGTTGGAGCGGAAGGGCCGATGCAGTTCATGCCGTGCACCTTCGTTGGCTGGGATTATCCCGGTTGTAAGGAGTTAGGCAAAGGAGACATTCCTGAGCGCGACAAGATTGACCCTGCAGTGATCAAGCAATACGGTGGTTACGGTGTCGATGCGAACGGTGACGGAATAGCGGATCCATTTGATATGGAAGACGCCATCTTCAGTGCCGCTCATTATCTGTCGGATAGTGGTGCAGCGGACGGGGATATACAAAAGGCCGTTTTCACTTATAATCATAGCGATCAGTATGTAGAAGATGTATTGTGGTACTACAATGAGTTCGAAGAGCAACGCATAGCATCAGAGAAGCAAGTGAAGAAATAA
- a CDS encoding GlsB/YeaQ/YmgE family stress response membrane protein, which translates to MSFLWFLIIGGIIGWLAGLILGKDIPGGIIGNIIAGIVGAWIGGALLGEWGPQISSFYFLPALIGAVVLVFIVSLIMKSMRKAA; encoded by the coding sequence ATGAGCTTTTTATGGTTCTTAATTATCGGAGGTATCATTGGTTGGCTAGCTGGACTTATTTTAGGTAAAGATATTCCCGGCGGTATTATTGGTAACATCATTGCAGGTATTGTAGGTGCATGGATCGGTGGTGCACTATTAGGAGAATGGGGTCCACAAATCTCTAGTTTCTATTTCCTACCTGCGTTAATCGGTGCGGTTGTACTTGTATTTATTGTTAGCTTGATTATGAAGAGTATGCGTAAAGCTGCGTAA
- a CDS encoding ABC transporter ATP-binding protein, translated as MNNKQKMSARDQFKTFMRLAKYVLPMKKSALIAILLLLLTVTSTILGPLVIQRFLDDYVVPLNFPAKEVWIIALIYIGLQLVNIVGSYFQTLRFQELALAIIQQIRIDAFSKVQKLGLRYFDQTPAGGIVSRVTNDTESIKEMFVSVAVTFMQAIFGIVGVYIALFTLDGKLALYTLILLPLFLILVSVYRYYSADFYQDIRERLSQLNAKISESLSGMGMIQAFRQEKRLSDEFIEVNEGHYRVGLRNIRFDSLMLGPFIDLLYAGSIVAVLSYFGTASFTSVVDVGIIYAFTTLLRRLFQPINQVMQRLSMFQQAIVSASRVFALIDNPEIEPKQKAVSTQQIKEGTIEFRDVTFSYDGKNDVLKNISFTANAGETVALVGHTGSGKSSIINLFMRFYEYERGDIFIDGVSLKEYPIEELRKKVGLVLQDPFMFYGDIASNIRLHNEELTDEDVREAAKFVQADQFIEELPNGYEQKVTERGSTLSSGQRQLIAFARTIAMNPKVLVLDEATANIDTETEVAIQKSLEKMREGRTTIAIAHRLSTIADAELILVLHHGEIVERGTHAELLAQKGLYYTMYELQNGTQG; from the coding sequence ATGAATAACAAACAGAAGATGTCCGCCAGAGATCAGTTCAAAACGTTCATGCGGCTAGCGAAATACGTCTTGCCGATGAAGAAAAGCGCACTGATTGCGATTCTATTATTGCTGTTGACGGTAACATCGACGATTCTTGGACCACTAGTGATCCAGCGATTCCTCGATGACTATGTCGTACCACTAAACTTCCCGGCGAAAGAAGTATGGATCATTGCACTAATTTACATCGGACTACAACTCGTCAACATTGTCGGGTCGTATTTCCAAACATTGCGGTTCCAGGAACTTGCACTTGCAATCATCCAGCAAATTCGGATCGATGCGTTCTCGAAAGTCCAAAAACTTGGACTACGGTATTTCGATCAGACACCTGCTGGCGGAATCGTTTCACGTGTAACGAATGATACGGAATCGATTAAAGAAATGTTCGTCAGTGTGGCGGTTACGTTCATGCAGGCGATTTTTGGAATTGTCGGCGTCTACATTGCGCTCTTCACGCTGGACGGGAAACTCGCGCTCTATACATTGATCTTGTTGCCATTATTCCTCATTCTTGTATCGGTCTATCGCTATTACAGTGCAGACTTCTATCAAGATATACGGGAACGGCTCAGTCAGCTGAACGCGAAAATCTCCGAGTCATTATCTGGTATGGGCATGATTCAGGCTTTCCGCCAAGAGAAACGCTTGTCTGACGAGTTCATTGAAGTCAATGAAGGGCATTACCGTGTTGGGCTACGAAATATTCGTTTCGACAGCTTGATGCTTGGGCCATTTATCGATTTGTTGTATGCCGGCTCCATCGTCGCGGTACTTAGCTATTTCGGAACGGCATCGTTTACGTCGGTCGTGGATGTCGGGATTATTTATGCGTTCACTACGCTGCTGAGACGTCTATTCCAACCGATCAATCAAGTGATGCAACGTTTGTCGATGTTCCAGCAAGCGATCGTCTCTGCGTCGCGAGTATTCGCGTTAATCGATAATCCAGAAATTGAACCGAAACAAAAAGCAGTTTCTACTCAGCAAATTAAAGAAGGTACGATTGAATTCCGTGATGTGACGTTTAGTTACGATGGAAAAAATGACGTACTCAAAAATATTTCCTTTACGGCGAATGCAGGCGAAACGGTCGCACTTGTCGGTCATACGGGAAGCGGAAAGAGTTCGATCATCAATCTATTCATGCGTTTCTATGAATACGAGCGTGGCGACATCTTCATTGATGGGGTATCGCTAAAAGAGTATCCAATAGAAGAATTGCGGAAGAAAGTAGGACTTGTCTTGCAAGATCCGTTCATGTTTTATGGAGATATCGCAAGCAACATCCGTCTGCATAACGAAGAGTTGACCGATGAAGATGTGCGAGAAGCGGCAAAGTTCGTCCAAGCCGATCAATTTATTGAAGAGTTGCCGAACGGCTACGAGCAGAAAGTGACAGAACGCGGGTCGACATTATCCAGTGGACAGCGTCAGTTGATCGCTTTCGCACGGACCATTGCCATGAACCCGAAAGTTCTTGTGCTCGACGAAGCAACGGCGAATATTGATACCGAAACAGAAGTTGCGATTCAGAAAAGTTTGGAGAAGATGCGCGAAGGCCGTACGACGATTGCGATCGCTCACCGTCTGAGCACGATCGCCGATGCCGAATTAATTCTCGTACTCCACCACGGCGAAATCGTCGAACGTGGGACACATGCAGAGTTGCTTGCGCAAAAGGGCTTGTACTACACGATGTATGAATTGCAGAACGGTACGCAAGGGTAA
- a CDS encoding DUF2621 domain-containing protein has product MWFIIFWGIVMIGLFAIGGFFMFRKFLKVLPKEDGKSTLDWEEHYVNESLHLWNDEAKSMLNELVTPVPELFRDVAKQKIGAKIGEIALEDRAKTIEFDHIIKGYILATPKRDHNFLRKKLKQMEIDIQPYEHLFT; this is encoded by the coding sequence ATGTGGTTTATTATATTTTGGGGTATTGTGATGATCGGCTTATTCGCTATCGGTGGATTCTTCATGTTCCGGAAGTTCCTAAAAGTATTGCCGAAAGAAGACGGAAAATCGACGCTGGATTGGGAAGAGCATTATGTCAACGAGTCGTTGCATTTATGGAATGACGAAGCGAAAAGCATGCTCAACGAACTAGTTACGCCCGTGCCGGAATTGTTCCGCGACGTGGCGAAGCAGAAGATCGGTGCCAAGATCGGTGAGATTGCGTTAGAAGACCGTGCCAAAACTATTGAATTTGATCATATTATCAAGGGATATATTCTTGCTACGCCAAAGCGCGACCATAACTTCTTGCGTAAGAAGCTCAAGCAAATGGAAATTGATATTCAGCCATATGAGCATTTGTTTACGTAA
- a CDS encoding cytochrome c biogenesis CcdA family protein, with protein sequence MGTDVNIFFAFGAGFLSFISPCVLPLYPAFISYITGMSLDELGDKKKGMNRSGMLHTLFFLLGFSIVFIILGFSTSFIGSIFLQYQDLIRQLGAIFIIIFGLMTIGLFKPEFLMQEKKLQFKNRPAGYFGTALIGLAFSAGWQPCMGPIIGAIIYLAATNPASSMLYMMLYVLGFAIPFFFLSFFITRIGWIRKHSMKITKVGGYLMIVFGIILFFNGMVYFTSWLSPIFGDFQGF encoded by the coding sequence TTGGGGACGGATGTTAATATTTTCTTTGCGTTTGGAGCAGGTTTCCTGAGTTTTATTTCTCCATGCGTATTACCGCTCTACCCGGCCTTTATATCGTATATCACCGGGATGTCATTAGATGAACTCGGAGATAAGAAAAAAGGAATGAACCGCTCAGGCATGTTGCACACGCTGTTCTTCTTACTTGGATTCTCGATTGTATTTATTATTTTAGGATTCAGTACATCGTTTATCGGATCTATCTTCTTGCAATATCAAGATTTGATACGTCAGCTAGGTGCAATATTCATCATCATCTTCGGACTGATGACAATCGGATTATTTAAACCAGAATTTTTAATGCAAGAGAAAAAGCTGCAATTTAAAAATCGTCCCGCGGGTTACTTTGGCACGGCCTTGATCGGTCTAGCGTTTTCCGCTGGATGGCAGCCATGTATGGGCCCAATTATCGGTGCCATTATTTATCTAGCTGCGACGAATCCGGCATCGAGTATGTTGTATATGATGCTTTATGTACTTGGTTTCGCGATTCCATTCTTCTTCTTGTCATTCTTCATCACAAGAATTGGCTGGATCCGCAAACACAGTATGAAGATTACGAAAGTAGGCGGCTACTTGATGATCGTGTTCGGTATTATTCTATTCTTTAACGGAATGGTCTATTTCACAAGTTGGCTTAGCCCGATCTTTGGCGACTTCCAAGGCTTTTAA
- a CDS encoding acyl-CoA thioesterase, with protein sequence MFTSEKEIEVRYAETDQMGVVYHANYLIWMEIGRTALIKDLGYEYAQLERDGYLSPVTELSVKYKTSITYGETVTVKTWVESHGKLRTVYGYEILHADGSIAATAVSEHVVVKKENFRPVSMRKIHPEWDATYTKIQRGEG encoded by the coding sequence ATGTTTACGAGTGAAAAAGAAATTGAAGTACGCTACGCAGAAACCGATCAGATGGGCGTCGTGTACCATGCCAACTACTTAATTTGGATGGAAATCGGCCGTACCGCGTTGATCAAAGACCTCGGATACGAATATGCACAACTCGAGCGCGATGGGTATCTATCGCCTGTAACCGAGCTGTCAGTGAAGTATAAGACGTCGATTACATACGGTGAGACCGTTACAGTCAAAACGTGGGTAGAGTCGCACGGCAAGCTACGTACGGTCTATGGCTATGAGATTCTGCATGCAGACGGCTCGATTGCCGCAACGGCTGTTTCCGAGCACGTAGTAGTGAAAAAAGAGAACTTCCGACCCGTGTCGATGCGCAAAATTCATCCAGAATGGGATGCGACGTACACGAAAATTCAGCGAGGCGAAGGCTGA
- a CDS encoding YvrJ family protein gives MEHWLQLIQDVGFPIFVSFYLLHRLEVKLEAIHGVLSDIKNR, from the coding sequence ATGGAACACTGGCTACAGCTCATACAAGATGTCGGATTTCCGATTTTCGTATCGTTTTATCTACTGCATCGTTTGGAAGTGAAGCTTGAAGCGATTCATGGCGTTCTCTCGGACATCAAAAACAGATGA
- a CDS encoding CcdC family protein — protein MHKIQQLIDYVFTSIPSIYLIIGSTVIFVVMTTFVYTMRAKASNKPIQAKKIILPPLFMSTGMLMFLFDEFQVPWMQVVEASLVGLIFSVFLIYTTKFEIKDDGIYLKKSKAFLLILLGLLVIRMVGKIVLSNTIDIGELGGMFFILAFSMILPWRIGMLVKYKMLEKSIVGKKSSL, from the coding sequence ATGCATAAGATACAACAACTGATCGATTATGTCTTCACAAGTATTCCTTCCATTTACTTGATCATCGGTTCGACGGTGATCTTCGTCGTGATGACAACATTTGTCTACACGATGCGAGCGAAGGCGTCGAATAAGCCGATTCAGGCGAAGAAGATTATCTTACCGCCATTGTTCATGTCGACAGGGATGTTGATGTTCTTGTTCGACGAGTTCCAAGTGCCTTGGATGCAAGTGGTAGAAGCCAGTTTGGTCGGCTTGATATTTTCCGTGTTTTTGATTTATACAACGAAATTCGAGATCAAGGATGACGGAATTTATTTGAAGAAGTCGAAGGCGTTTTTACTTATCTTGCTCGGGTTGCTGGTGATTCGCATGGTCGGCAAGATCGTGCTGAGTAACACAATTGACATTGGTGAGCTCGGCGGCATGTTCTTCATCCTTGCATTTTCGATGATCTTGCCGTGGCGGATTGGGATGCTGGTGAAGTATAAGATGCTTGAGAAGAGTATAGTAGGGAAGAAGTCGTCCTTGTGA